The proteins below are encoded in one region of Sulfolobus sp. A20:
- a CDS encoding phosphorylating glyceraldehyde-3-phosphate dehydrogenase produces MIKVGVNGYGTIGKRVADAIIRQPDMKLIGVAKTNPNYEALIAYRRGIQIYVPEQSLGKFKEVGITPAGTISELIKEADVIVDATPNGVGAQYKQEYQKFERNAIFQGGEKADVADISFSALCNYDEAVSKKYVRVVSCNTTALLRVICTISNKLSKVDRVRATIVRRAADPKEVKRGPINSLTPDPAKIPSHHAKDVNTVIKNLDIITMAVVAPTTLMHMHFLDIKVKDKVKREDVLETFANTPRIVLIPSKYEISSTAEIVEIARDMRLERNDIPEVMVFEDSVYTKDDEVMLMYAVHQESIVVPENIDAIRASLNLVTKEESIKMTNTTLGIRGGYIL; encoded by the coding sequence ATGATAAAAGTGGGAGTTAATGGTTATGGTACTATTGGTAAGAGGGTAGCCGATGCTATAATCAGACAGCCAGATATGAAGCTAATAGGCGTGGCAAAGACTAACCCAAATTATGAAGCCTTAATAGCTTACCGTAGAGGTATACAGATTTATGTGCCAGAGCAAAGTTTAGGTAAGTTTAAAGAAGTTGGTATAACTCCAGCTGGCACTATATCTGAACTAATTAAGGAGGCTGACGTTATCGTTGATGCCACTCCTAATGGTGTTGGGGCTCAATATAAGCAAGAGTACCAGAAATTTGAGAGAAATGCAATATTTCAAGGCGGAGAGAAGGCTGATGTAGCTGATATTTCCTTTTCTGCTTTATGTAATTATGATGAGGCTGTAAGTAAGAAATATGTTAGGGTAGTCTCATGTAATACTACTGCTCTTCTTAGAGTTATATGTACTATCAGTAATAAATTATCTAAAGTAGATAGGGTAAGGGCTACTATAGTTAGGAGAGCTGCTGATCCTAAGGAAGTTAAAAGAGGTCCAATCAACTCTTTAACCCCTGATCCAGCAAAGATTCCAAGTCATCACGCGAAAGATGTCAATACTGTAATTAAGAATTTGGATATTATAACTATGGCCGTTGTTGCTCCTACAACGCTTATGCATATGCACTTCCTGGATATAAAGGTTAAGGATAAGGTTAAAAGAGAAGATGTTTTAGAAACTTTTGCTAATACACCTAGGATAGTTCTAATCCCCTCTAAATACGAGATTAGCTCTACTGCTGAAATAGTGGAAATAGCGAGAGATATGAGGCTTGAGAGGAATGACATACCAGAGGTTATGGTGTTTGAGGATTCAGTTTACACTAAGGATGATGAGGTAATGTTAATGTATGCGGTGCATCAAGAATCTATTGTAGTTCCCGAGAATATAGATGCTATTAGGGCATCTCTTAATTTAGTAACTAAAGAGGAATCAATCAAAATGACAAATACTACGTTAGGGATAAGAGGAGGGTATATATTATGA
- a CDS encoding phosphoglycerate kinase, producing the protein MIKIGDLNVPTIDDIDLHSKKILLRIDINSPVGENGEILDDSRIRAHVVTIKELMDKSNSIVLISHQGRPGDKDFISLEQHAKLLSKHLGEEVAFVEDVIGPHAREEIKKLDKGKVLLLDNVRLMSEELIEAPPQQHIRSFIVKRLAPLFDAYVNDAFATAHRSQPSIVGFPLALPSAAGRVMEKEVSALAKIFNPEDSPKVFVLGGGKVHDTIRIIENLVKKRIADRILTGGLVAELFAIAKGMSIGQKNAEVLEKLGILSLVPRARKILLSGAPIEIPVDYKVENNGNVMEEPANKVTGVIKDIGSTTSEVYSSFIKDAKVVVLRGPMGVIEDERFKGGSKSVLKSALEGQGYVIIGGGHMISVIDKDVNIDSGKVHISTGGGALLLFLSGEKLPALEALSMSVGMRHDKSGS; encoded by the coding sequence CTGATTAAGATAGGAGATCTTAATGTCCCCACAATAGATGATATAGATTTACACTCGAAAAAAATTTTACTAAGGATAGATATTAATTCTCCGGTAGGGGAGAATGGTGAGATTTTAGACGACTCTAGAATAAGAGCCCATGTAGTTACAATTAAAGAGTTAATGGATAAGTCAAATAGTATAGTTTTAATTTCTCATCAAGGAAGACCGGGTGATAAAGATTTCATTAGTTTAGAACAGCACGCTAAATTACTTTCGAAACACTTAGGGGAAGAAGTAGCTTTTGTGGAAGATGTAATTGGTCCACATGCTAGAGAGGAGATAAAGAAACTGGATAAAGGTAAAGTTCTACTGCTAGATAACGTTAGACTCATGTCAGAGGAATTAATTGAAGCCCCTCCGCAACAGCACATCAGAAGTTTTATCGTTAAAAGGTTAGCTCCATTGTTTGATGCTTATGTTAATGACGCTTTTGCTACAGCTCACAGAAGTCAGCCTAGTATCGTAGGCTTTCCTTTAGCTTTACCATCAGCAGCTGGAAGAGTGATGGAGAAGGAAGTATCTGCGTTAGCTAAGATTTTTAATCCAGAGGATTCTCCAAAAGTTTTTGTATTAGGTGGAGGTAAGGTTCATGATACTATCAGGATAATTGAAAATTTGGTTAAGAAGAGAATAGCTGATAGGATATTGACTGGTGGATTAGTTGCTGAACTTTTCGCCATAGCCAAGGGTATGAGTATAGGTCAAAAGAATGCTGAGGTTTTAGAAAAATTAGGAATATTAAGTTTAGTTCCAAGAGCAAGGAAAATATTACTAAGCGGAGCTCCGATAGAGATACCGGTTGATTATAAGGTAGAAAACAATGGTAACGTGATGGAAGAACCTGCGAATAAGGTTACTGGAGTTATTAAGGATATAGGATCTACCACGAGTGAAGTATATTCCTCGTTTATAAAAGACGCTAAAGTAGTAGTATTAAGAGGTCCAATGGGAGTAATTGAAGATGAAAGATTTAAGGGAGGAAGTAAATCTGTTTTGAAATCAGCTTTGGAAGGGCAGGGATACGTTATTATAGGGGGTGGACATATGATTAGCGTTATAGATAAAGACGTTAATATTGATTCCGGCAAGGTGCATATTTCCACTGGAGGAGGAGCTTTACTTTTATTCTTGTCTGGAGAAAAGTTACCCGCATTAGAGGCTTTATCTATGTCCGTGGGGATGAGACATGATAAAAGTGGGAGTTAA
- the coaBC gene encoding bifunctional phosphopantothenoylcysteine decarboxylase/phosphopantothenate--cysteine ligase CoaBC — MTHPSKKIIGSVSQELMGKKVLLGVTGSVSIYKSLDLARNLMRIGAEVNVIMSRDAIKLVSPEMFRWATGNEVYTRLTGDIEHVSLAEDNDAFIIAPATANTIAKIANGIADTPITSTVLNFIGMKKPVIIVPAMHLQMYISPQITNSINKLREVGIEIVEPEIVNDLAHYPDVEYLTDKISSYLLRGRDLSKLKILVTAGPTREYLDGVRFISNPSSGTMGIAIANEAFFRGADVKLIHGPVSSKLSPYVKNKVSVESTEEMLNEVINSLEKEKYNVVILAGAPADYKFKNKFDSKIDSHVEIPKVELEKTPKISSYARKYDTFLVGFSAETVNSDEELIEKAKLKMQRHNFDLIVANNVKRKDIGFSSEYNEVIMVDKGQNIIKVEKAYKTIVARRILDVIRDKVKTN, encoded by the coding sequence ATGACACATCCTTCTAAGAAAATTATAGGAAGCGTCAGTCAAGAGCTAATGGGAAAAAAAGTACTTCTTGGCGTTACCGGAAGTGTATCGATTTATAAATCATTAGATTTAGCTAGAAACCTAATGAGGATAGGTGCTGAAGTAAATGTAATTATGAGCAGAGATGCAATCAAATTAGTGTCTCCAGAAATGTTTAGGTGGGCTACTGGTAATGAAGTTTACACGAGACTAACTGGAGATATTGAGCACGTTAGTTTAGCTGAGGACAATGACGCGTTTATCATAGCACCTGCTACAGCTAATACAATAGCTAAAATAGCTAATGGAATTGCGGACACGCCTATAACTTCAACTGTATTAAATTTCATCGGAATGAAAAAACCAGTAATTATAGTCCCAGCAATGCACCTACAAATGTACATTTCTCCTCAGATAACCAATTCTATTAACAAGTTAAGAGAAGTCGGAATTGAAATAGTAGAGCCAGAGATAGTGAATGATTTAGCTCATTATCCTGATGTAGAATATCTAACTGATAAAATATCCTCTTATTTGCTGAGAGGACGTGATCTATCTAAGCTAAAAATACTAGTTACTGCTGGACCTACTAGAGAGTATTTAGACGGAGTTAGGTTTATCTCTAATCCTAGCAGTGGAACTATGGGAATAGCTATAGCTAATGAAGCCTTCTTCAGAGGAGCTGATGTTAAGTTAATTCACGGTCCAGTTAGCTCAAAACTTTCACCTTATGTTAAAAATAAAGTATCAGTAGAGTCAACAGAGGAAATGTTAAACGAAGTTATAAACAGTTTAGAAAAAGAGAAGTATAACGTAGTAATACTAGCTGGAGCCCCAGCTGACTATAAGTTTAAAAATAAATTTGACAGCAAAATTGATAGTCACGTCGAAATTCCTAAAGTAGAATTAGAGAAAACTCCAAAAATCTCATCTTATGCGAGGAAATATGACACGTTTCTAGTTGGCTTTTCAGCTGAAACCGTGAACTCCGATGAGGAATTAATAGAGAAAGCTAAGTTAAAGATGCAAAGGCACAACTTTGATTTAATTGTAGCTAACAACGTTAAAAGAAAGGATATAGGGTTCTCCTCTGAATATAATGAAGTAATAATGGTAGACAAAGGTCAAAACATAATAAAAGTAGAGAAAGCTTACAAGACTATCGTAGCGAGAAGAATATTGGACGTGATAAGAGATAAGGTAAAAACAAATTAA
- the rimI gene encoding ribosomal protein S18-alanine N-acetyltransferase, translating to MEITEKEKGKDFSTRNARMDDIDEIIKINRLTLPENYPYYFFVEHLKEYNLAFFVAVADGKVVGYIMPRIEWGFSNLRQLPVLVRKGHVVSIAVLEEYRRRGIATALLNASMQSMKNDYKAEEVYLEVRVSNDPAIALYEKLGFSKVKVLKAYYADGEDAYLMARPL from the coding sequence ATGGAGATCACTGAGAAAGAAAAGGGTAAGGATTTTTCTACAAGGAATGCTAGAATGGATGATATTGATGAAATTATAAAGATAAATAGATTAACTTTGCCAGAAAATTATCCTTATTACTTCTTTGTAGAGCACTTAAAGGAGTATAATTTAGCATTTTTTGTGGCAGTTGCAGATGGCAAAGTTGTTGGATATATTATGCCTAGGATCGAATGGGGCTTTAGTAATTTGAGACAGTTGCCAGTTTTGGTGAGAAAGGGGCATGTTGTATCAATTGCAGTATTAGAAGAGTATAGAAGAAGGGGAATTGCAACAGCTTTGTTAAATGCTTCAATGCAGAGTATGAAAAATGATTATAAGGCTGAGGAAGTTTATTTAGAGGTTAGAGTGAGTAATGATCCAGCGATAGCGCTATATGAAAAACTAGGATTTAGTAAGGTGAAAGTTTTAAAAGCTTATTACGCAGATGGGGAAGATGCCTATCTGATGGCTAGACCTCTTTAA
- a CDS encoding triphosphoribosyl-dephospho-CoA synthase → MSEDLSSLCNDIAFILSQSTLMEAYVFKPGNANRFQDIKNVKFLDIIKSSILSENYYRELCIRKKEGKRSEIYDTLPRIIDDARKLGFEYQIFGTYLLLAPIAYIALSVSNVKELREQLMIMIKELGENESKYFLQVLTKLNLTYLGKMIEIDYRKINNIKFYKLLEISKDYDIVAYNMFNGYSITYQAYNIIKENLCGLEKDIQRAFIKLLSYYPDTLIFKKYGALIALKVSKYARTISECPTDDELKRFNQFLTSNNLNPGATADLIASALAIYYLDEWYNKKNSINSRLSVCD, encoded by the coding sequence ATGTCAGAGGATTTGTCAAGCCTTTGCAATGATATAGCCTTCATCTTAAGCCAATCCACTCTAATGGAGGCTTATGTATTTAAGCCGGGTAATGCAAATAGATTTCAAGATATTAAGAATGTAAAATTTTTAGATATAATTAAAAGTTCAATCTTATCTGAAAATTACTATAGAGAATTATGTATTAGAAAAAAAGAAGGGAAAAGAAGTGAAATCTATGATACTTTACCAAGAATAATTGACGATGCTAGAAAACTAGGATTTGAATACCAAATTTTTGGCACTTATTTACTTTTAGCCCCAATAGCATATATAGCTCTTAGCGTTAGTAATGTGAAAGAGTTAAGAGAGCAACTAATGATTATGATAAAGGAGTTAGGAGAGAACGAGTCTAAATATTTTCTTCAAGTACTAACTAAGTTAAACCTAACCTACCTAGGTAAAATGATTGAAATAGATTATAGAAAAATCAACAATATAAAATTTTACAAATTATTAGAAATCTCAAAGGATTATGATATTGTAGCTTATAACATGTTTAATGGTTATTCAATAACTTACCAAGCATATAATATAATAAAAGAAAACTTATGTGGTTTAGAGAAAGACATTCAAAGGGCATTTATTAAGCTATTGTCGTATTACCCTGATACTCTAATCTTCAAGAAATATGGTGCATTAATAGCACTAAAAGTTTCTAAGTATGCCAGAACTATCTCTGAATGTCCAACAGATGATGAGTTGAAAAGATTCAATCAATTCTTAACCTCTAATAACCTAAATCCAGGGGCAACAGCAGATCTTATAGCATCAGCCTTAGCTATATATTATCTAGATGAGTGGTACAATAAGAAAAATAGCATTAATAGCAGGCTTTCCGTGTGCGATTGA
- a CDS encoding nucleotidyltransferase domain-containing protein — protein MERSYFLDRDIVIDKQNNVYTVLTNYNPPGYIFAYLKYVYTGKGLWKGYERVLKEYGVHNLIKLKQKFIFESCYDAYFPVIFKSEVDKHLKPEEELRRLIKRSINDDLVYTLLDFIERYVRLANVGITGSLLLGSYHENSDIDIIIYGCKRSLDFIENFNGFERDQDWIISANNNYNIDFADLLYSNKRRGIYRGKRISVLFADDKPWRYCEKVCEKLGKVTFSAIISGGCEALFYPSVATVESGLASKIVSYEGVFSNVLYGNRRRVLVEGMLMKCEDEKIVIIGDRDVRGFVKPLQ, from the coding sequence ATGGAAAGAAGTTACTTCTTGGATAGAGACATTGTAATCGATAAGCAAAATAACGTGTATACAGTATTAACTAATTATAACCCTCCAGGATACATTTTCGCTTATCTGAAATACGTTTACACCGGAAAAGGTTTGTGGAAGGGTTATGAAAGGGTATTAAAGGAATATGGAGTACATAACTTAATTAAATTAAAACAGAAGTTCATCTTTGAAAGTTGTTATGATGCTTATTTTCCCGTAATATTTAAATCAGAAGTTGATAAGCATCTAAAACCCGAAGAGGAGCTAAGGCGCTTGATAAAAAGAAGTATAAATGATGATTTAGTATACACCTTATTAGATTTCATAGAAAGATATGTAAGGCTCGCTAACGTGGGAATAACCGGGTCACTACTTTTAGGAAGTTATCATGAGAACTCTGACATTGATATAATAATTTATGGCTGTAAAAGATCTTTAGATTTTATTGAAAATTTTAATGGTTTTGAAAGAGATCAAGACTGGATAATCAGTGCTAATAACAATTACAATATAGATTTCGCTGATTTACTCTACAGTAATAAAAGGAGAGGTATTTATAGAGGAAAAAGGATTTCAGTACTTTTTGCTGATGACAAACCTTGGAGGTATTGTGAAAAAGTATGTGAGAAATTAGGCAAGGTTACATTTAGTGCAATAATTTCGGGGGGGTGTGAAGCATTATTTTATCCCTCTGTAGCTACTGTCGAAAGTGGTCTAGCTTCTAAAATAGTAAGTTATGAGGGAGTGTTTTCTAATGTGTTATATGGAAATAGAAGAAGAGTATTAGTAGAAGGCATGTTAATGAAGTGTGAGGATGAAAAAATAGTAATAATAGGTGATAGAGATGTCAGAGGATTTGTCAAGCCTTTGCAATGA
- a CDS encoding DUF1464 family protein: MIFVGIDPGSITYAIAVVNELGELINYFEIPTDLIEKDAFRISKLIANYKPSAIALPSGHGLPFLRIRDIGDKQIFLLTLKDPFTRGPLREFLVSSKQFLSTFNAFTIPSAIELNSIPLEKKINAIDKGTADKVASAFFYRIYLRIKDFVLVELGRKFSAVLVVLNGKIIDGYGGTYLNSLDGEIAYLLHKYSSITKSTVYNIGNNLTLVKMIAEWYSNKYNIPIIVSGSSKDVMDIGNKYDFKFKESAIGSAYIANAYFGGSLYKYLEEGMLESSGTPISYVRLDEWKEVTSWIETL; the protein is encoded by the coding sequence ATGATCTTTGTGGGAATTGATCCGGGGAGTATAACATACGCAATAGCTGTAGTAAATGAGTTAGGAGAGCTTATCAATTATTTTGAGATACCTACTGATTTAATAGAAAAAGATGCATTCAGAATATCTAAATTGATAGCGAATTATAAACCCTCAGCTATAGCTTTACCCTCTGGTCATGGATTACCCTTTCTAAGAATAAGAGATATTGGTGACAAACAAATTTTCTTACTTACGCTAAAAGACCCTTTTACACGTGGACCCTTAAGGGAATTCTTAGTGTCCTCGAAACAATTCTTGTCTACGTTTAATGCATTTACTATACCTTCAGCAATAGAACTTAATAGTATTCCTTTAGAGAAGAAGATAAACGCTATAGATAAAGGGACTGCTGATAAGGTGGCTTCAGCATTCTTCTATAGGATATACTTAAGAATTAAGGACTTCGTCCTAGTAGAATTAGGCAGGAAATTTAGTGCAGTTCTCGTAGTACTTAATGGTAAAATAATTGATGGATATGGTGGCACATATTTGAATAGCTTAGACGGAGAAATAGCTTATCTTTTACACAAATATTCCAGCATAACTAAATCAACAGTATATAATATAGGCAATAATTTGACCTTAGTAAAGATGATAGCCGAGTGGTATTCAAATAAATATAATATACCAATTATTGTTTCGGGTTCCTCAAAAGACGTAATGGATATTGGTAATAAGTATGACTTTAAATTTAAGGAATCTGCTATTGGTTCAGCATATATAGCTAATGCTTATTTTGGTGGTAGCCTATATAAATACCTTGAAGAGGGAATGCTAGAAAGCTCTGGAACTCCAATATCTTATGTGAGGTTAGATGAATGGAAAGAAGTTACTTCTTGGATAGAGACATTGTAA
- the rpsJ gene encoding 30S ribosomal protein S10 encodes MPTKARIRLWSTNVDDLNFVVNQIKSIVEKTGIEMRGPIPLPVSKMAVPVMRLPHGEGKKKWEKWEMRVHKRLIDIAADERVMRQIMRVRVPEDVYIEIQLI; translated from the coding sequence ATGCCAACTAAAGCAAGAATAAGGCTTTGGAGCACGAATGTTGATGACTTAAACTTTGTGGTAAATCAAATAAAAAGTATAGTCGAGAAGACAGGTATTGAGATGAGAGGACCAATTCCATTGCCAGTAAGTAAAATGGCGGTCCCAGTAATGAGACTACCACATGGTGAAGGTAAGAAAAAGTGGGAAAAGTGGGAAATGAGAGTTCATAAAAGATTGATAGATATAGCAGCTGACGAAAGAGTAATGAGACAGATAATGAGAGTAAGAGTACCAGAAGATGTATACATAGAGATCCAATTAATATAA
- the tuf gene encoding translation elongation factor EF-1 subunit alpha, with amino-acid sequence MSQKPHLNLIVIGHVDHGKSTLVGRLLMDRGFIDEKTVKEAEEAAKKLGKETEKYAFLLDRLKEERERGVTINLTFMRFETKKFFFTIIDAPGHRDFVKNMITGASQADAAILVVSAKKGEYEAGMSVEGQTREHIILAKTMGLDQIIVAVNKMDLTEPPYDEKRYKEIVDQVTKFMRSYGFNMNKVKFVPVVAPSGDNITHRSENMKWYNGPILEDYLDQLEIPPKPVDKPLRIPIQDVYSISGVGTVPVGRIESGVLKVGDKVVFMPAGKVGEVRSIETHHTKLEKAEPGDNIGFNVRGVEKKDIKRGDVVGHANNPPTVVDEFTARVIVVWHPTAIANGYTPVIHIHTASIACRVTELVSKLDPRTGQETEKNPQFLKQGDVAIIKFKPIKPLCAEKYNEFPPLGRFAIRDMGKTVGVGVITEVKPAKVEIK; translated from the coding sequence ATGTCTCAAAAGCCACACCTTAACTTAATAGTAATAGGTCACGTAGATCACGGAAAGAGCACATTAGTAGGAAGACTCTTAATGGATAGAGGATTCATAGACGAGAAAACTGTTAAAGAAGCTGAGGAAGCAGCTAAAAAATTAGGCAAGGAAACAGAAAAGTACGCGTTCTTATTAGATAGACTAAAGGAAGAGAGAGAAAGAGGTGTAACGATAAACTTAACTTTCATGAGGTTCGAGACTAAGAAATTCTTCTTTACGATTATCGATGCTCCTGGACACAGAGACTTCGTAAAGAACATGATAACTGGAGCTAGTCAAGCAGATGCTGCGATATTAGTAGTATCAGCAAAGAAAGGTGAATATGAAGCAGGTATGAGTGTAGAAGGACAGACAAGGGAACACATAATTTTAGCTAAAACCATGGGTCTAGATCAGATTATAGTTGCAGTAAATAAGATGGATTTGACAGAACCGCCTTATGACGAAAAACGTTACAAAGAGATTGTAGATCAAGTAACCAAATTTATGAGAAGCTATGGATTCAATATGAATAAAGTAAAATTTGTTCCAGTTGTTGCACCTAGTGGTGATAACATTACTCACAGATCGGAAAATATGAAGTGGTATAACGGTCCAATTCTAGAAGATTATTTAGATCAGCTAGAAATACCGCCAAAGCCAGTTGACAAGCCGTTAAGAATACCAATACAAGACGTTTATTCGATATCTGGGGTAGGTACAGTACCAGTAGGAAGGATAGAGAGTGGTGTATTAAAAGTAGGTGATAAAGTAGTATTCATGCCAGCTGGGAAGGTTGGTGAAGTTAGATCGATAGAGACTCATCATACTAAGCTAGAAAAAGCTGAACCAGGTGATAACATAGGATTTAACGTTAGAGGTGTAGAGAAGAAAGATATTAAGAGAGGAGATGTAGTAGGTCATGCAAATAACCCACCAACAGTTGTGGACGAGTTCACAGCTAGAGTAATAGTAGTCTGGCATCCAACAGCTATAGCTAACGGTTATACCCCAGTAATTCACATTCACACAGCCAGTATAGCATGCAGAGTCACCGAACTAGTCTCAAAATTAGATCCTAGAACTGGTCAAGAAACAGAGAAGAACCCACAGTTCTTGAAGCAAGGAGACGTAGCTATAATTAAGTTCAAACCAATAAAGCCTCTATGTGCTGAGAAATACAATGAATTCCCACCATTAGGAAGGTTTGCAATAAGAGACATGGGCAAAACAGTTGGTGTAGGAGTAATTACAGAGGTAAAGCCTGCGAAAGTGGAAATAAAGTGA
- a CDS encoding 30S ribosomal protein S7, translating into MSLDNLRLDIKIFGKWDTKVEIRDPSLKKYISLVPVYLPHTGGRHEHRRFGKARVPIVERLINQIMRPGRNKGKKHLAYNIVKLAFDIIYLKTKQNPIQVLVKAIENSAPREEVTRIMYGGIVYYVAVDVAPQRRIDLALRHIALGAKEASFNNPKPIEEALAEEIIAAANNDPKSFAIRRKEEIERIALSSR; encoded by the coding sequence ATGTCATTGGATAACTTACGATTAGATATTAAGATATTTGGAAAGTGGGATACTAAAGTCGAAATAAGGGACCCTAGTTTAAAGAAATATATATCATTAGTGCCAGTTTATTTACCTCATACTGGCGGCAGGCATGAACATAGAAGGTTTGGTAAAGCGAGAGTTCCTATCGTAGAAAGGTTAATAAATCAAATTATGAGACCTGGCAGAAATAAGGGTAAGAAACATCTAGCGTATAATATTGTAAAATTAGCATTTGACATTATTTATCTAAAGACTAAGCAAAATCCAATACAAGTGCTTGTAAAAGCGATAGAGAATAGTGCCCCAAGGGAAGAAGTTACACGAATAATGTACGGTGGTATAGTTTATTACGTTGCGGTAGACGTAGCTCCGCAAAGAAGAATAGATTTAGCACTAAGACACATAGCATTAGGCGCTAAAGAAGCATCGTTTAACAATCCTAAGCCTATTGAAGAAGCTTTAGCTGAGGAAATAATTGCGGCAGCAAATAATGATCCTAAGAGTTTCGCTATTAGAAGGAAAGAAGAAATTGAGAGAATTGCCTTAAGTTCAAGGTAA
- a CDS encoding bifunctional nuclease family protein, with product MSLSARDEDYIKVSSIDAFFMPLHGIPTIVCYLEDGRQFYLFSVPPEIVIAINKNKGNKEEEFADKRENIYDIISFIPDIIEDLSKHVEKVTIDDMIRETGVYVATVELKFDGVVIQKRMIPSHAIFLATITNKPIFVKKGLVDEQEKESREGQQKL from the coding sequence ATGAGTTTATCAGCTAGAGATGAGGATTACATAAAGGTTAGTTCTATTGACGCATTCTTCATGCCGCTGCACGGCATTCCGACCATTGTATGCTATTTGGAGGATGGTAGACAGTTTTATCTCTTCAGTGTTCCTCCAGAGATAGTAATTGCAATAAATAAGAATAAGGGAAATAAAGAAGAGGAATTTGCTGACAAGAGAGAGAATATTTATGATATTATATCATTTATACCAGATATAATTGAAGACTTATCAAAACACGTAGAAAAAGTAACAATAGATGATATGATAAGAGAAACCGGAGTCTATGTAGCTACTGTAGAGCTAAAGTTTGATGGAGTAGTCATTCAAAAGAGAATGATACCAAGCCACGCAATATTTTTAGCCACAATAACTAATAAACCGATTTTCGTGAAGAAAGGCCTAGTAGATGAGCAAGAAAAGGAAAGTAGAGAAGGACAACAAAAATTGTAA
- a CDS encoding 30S ribosomal protein S12, which yields MSKSKSPKGIYSARKLRLKRLRFKKSQRKYRSKILNLKEKYNPLEGAPMARGIVLEKVGIESRQPNSAVRKCVRVQLVKNGRVVTAFVPGDGGVNFIDEHDEVMIAGIGGTLGRSMGDLPGVRYKVIMVNGVSLDALYKGKKQKPVR from the coding sequence TTGAGTAAGAGTAAGTCTCCAAAGGGTATATATTCAGCAAGGAAGCTGAGATTAAAGAGATTAAGGTTTAAGAAAAGTCAAAGAAAGTATAGAAGTAAAATACTGAATTTAAAGGAAAAATACAATCCACTTGAAGGAGCTCCCATGGCTAGAGGGATAGTATTAGAAAAAGTGGGTATAGAATCAAGACAGCCTAATTCAGCAGTAAGAAAATGTGTAAGAGTACAGTTAGTGAAGAATGGTAGGGTTGTTACGGCATTCGTTCCAGGAGACGGTGGAGTTAACTTCATTGATGAGCATGATGAAGTAATGATAGCTGGTATAGGCGGTACTTTAGGTAGGTCTATGGGTGACTTACCTGGCGTTAGGTATAAGGTTATAATGGTTAATGGAGTTTCGTTGGATGCATTATACAAGGGCAAGAAGCAGAAGCCAGTAAGATAA
- a CDS encoding NusA-like transcription termination signal-binding factor: protein MPEIKLTPEEIRYISLFQDVTKAVVRDCIIDNENNRIIFLVEGKDMGMAIGKGGVNVKKLRKIIGKDIEIVAYSDNLEELVKNLMSPARVKSIKIINSNSRKSVYITVDPQDKGLAIGKNGRNVVRAKLILKRYMDIDNVVIV, encoded by the coding sequence TTGCCTGAAATAAAGTTAACACCTGAAGAAATAAGATATATATCTTTATTTCAAGATGTTACGAAAGCTGTAGTTAGGGATTGCATTATAGATAATGAAAATAATAGGATCATTTTTCTTGTAGAAGGTAAAGATATGGGAATGGCAATAGGAAAGGGAGGAGTAAATGTTAAAAAGTTAAGGAAAATTATAGGAAAAGATATAGAAATCGTGGCTTATAGTGATAATCTGGAGGAATTAGTTAAAAATCTGATGAGTCCAGCTAGGGTTAAAAGTATAAAAATAATTAATTCTAACTCAAGAAAATCTGTATATATAACAGTGGATCCTCAAGATAAGGGGTTAGCCATAGGCAAAAATGGTAGAAACGTTGTTAGAGCAAAGCTAATTTTAAAGAGGTATATGGATATTGATAATGTAGTTATAGTTTAG